A single genomic interval of Hydractinia symbiolongicarpus strain clone_291-10 chromosome 8, HSymV2.1, whole genome shotgun sequence harbors:
- the LOC130655359 gene encoding solute carrier family 22 member 3-like, with the protein MEEEKELVASKNTEVTVDQMLTHVGEFKRYQWLLDAIYCIMLIPATYQVLIMYFAALNPPWRCIKNGTVCTSNQTFDGDDKTRCNLPRSEWEYTEAKEYSIVTQFDINCDNEWQVHLTTSILFIGWGIGAVVLGWVADNYGRKIVLFPCMVMVILIGFVTSFVPNITLFILCRFAVGFFTPGTSVQMFILISEVVGSRFRPLAGIILWVFFTLGLCILGLKAYFIREWKILFIVCTVPYVFVLLFFKFIPESVRWLRLHGKVDEAMNILENIAKWNKREIPSGVRICSAPKSVEAHKSSPLDLFKTRRMAIKTLTQGYGWMVNGMVYYGLSLAADDLGGSLYRNYVLFSAIEFPAMVMAIDFCERFGRKKTVIMPMVVGGIACILVAFVPDTGDAKYVRVVIGLLGKMCITLSFDAIYTWSVEIYPTAVRAEGMGFLQVTSRIGAASAPWVAKGLRSLHKSVPFAFMGIATLLAVAGLLVLPETRGVVTSETTEEEQDLQLQDVNESL; encoded by the coding sequence ATGGAGGAAGAAAAAGAGCTTGTGGCGAGTAAAAACACTGAAGTAACAGTCGACCAAATGTTGACACATGTTGGTGAATTCAAACGATATCAATGGCTGTTAGATGCAATTTATTGCATTATGTTGATTCCTGCAACATACCAAGTTTTAATCATGTATTTCGCTGCACTCAATCCACCATGGAGATGCATAAAAAACGGTACAGTTTGCACATCAAACCAAACGTTTGATGGCGATGATAAAACTCGGTGCAACCTCCCCAGGTCAGAGTGGGAGTATACAGAAGCCAAAGAATACTCCATAGTTACTCAGTTTGATATAAATTGCGACAATgaatggcaagtacatttaaCAACCTCAATTTTATTCATCGGGTGGGGCATTGGCGCAGTTGTCTTAGGTTGGGTAGCGGATAACTATGGGCGCAAAATTGTGTTGTTTCCCTGCATGGTTATGGTGATACTTATTGGGTTCGTCACGTCGTTTGTTCCAAATATTACGTTGTTTATTTTATGTCGGTTTGCAGTGGGATTTTTCACACCGGGTACATCAGTGCAAATGTTCATCTTGATATCTGAAGTTGTAGGCTCGAGGTTTCGACCTTTGGCCGGGATTATCTTGTGGGTTTTTTTCACTTTGGGTTTGTGTATATTAGGCTTAAAAGCTTATTTCATTAGAGAATGGAAAATATTGTTTATCGTGTGTACAGTACCTTATGTATTTGTATTGTTATTCTTCAAATTTATCCCTGAATCTGTGCGTTGGCTACGCTTACACGGAAAAGTTGACGAAGCCATGAATATTCTGGAGAACATTGCTAAATGGAATAAACGAGAAATCCCTTCCGGTGTTAGAATTTGTTCGGCACCAAAGAGTGTGGAAGCACACAAGTCCAGCCCATTGGATTTGTTTAAGACTCGAAGAATGGCTATTAAAACTTTAACACAAGGTTACGGTTGGATGGTTAATGGAATGGTGTATTATGGGTTGTCATTGGCAGCAGACGATTTAGGTGGTTCCTTATATAGGAATTATGTATTGTTTAGTGCGATCGAATTTCCAGCAATGGTAATGGCTATTGATTTTTGTGAACGCtttggaagaaaaaaaactgTTATAATGCCTATGGTAGTTGGTGGCATCGCTTGCATTCTTGTTGCATTCGTGCCAGATACAGGGGACGCAAAGTATGTACGCGTTGTGATAGGTTTGCTAGGAAAAATGTGTATCACGCTAAGCTTCGACGCCATATACACATGGTCTGTAGAGATATACCCAACGGCTGTTCGGGCAGAAGGAATGGGATTTTTACAAGTAACAAGCAGGATAGGAGCAGCCAGCGCACCATGGGTCGCCAAGGGGCTTAGATCATTACATAAGTCCGTTCCATTCGCATTTATGGGCATAGCAACTCTGCTAGCGGTTGCAGGCCTACTGGTCCTGCCTGAAACACGAGGCGTAGTGACATCAGAAACGACTGAGGAAGAGCAAGATCTACAGCTTCAAGATGTGAACGAAAGTTTATAA
- the LOC130655362 gene encoding uncharacterized protein LOC130655362, translating to MKRFQVSSHTTELKYSEFVNKSVDYLIEAWPGEIQVVRGRPRHPQSQGMIEQAHINVEHKISVMIAECASETKPWSSWLPQICCRLITIVPKCRSNCRYLFFIFLIDAINTQQHSATGFTPYELVFGQPPSTTIIPSVSKQLKVITDSNFDNDEDIDFFSIPVKEQMNYKRHAEQPHDGEENTNSKNVTNEAHVIEDDCKTGCKY from the exons ATGAAACGCTTCCAAGTAAGTTCGCACACAACTGAACTAAAATATTcagaatttgtaaataaatctgTAGATTATCTTATCGAAGCTTGGCCAGGGGAGATTCAGGTGGTTCGTGGTCGTCCTCGCCATCCACAGAGTCAAGGCATGATAGAACAGGCTCATATCAATGTGGAGCATAAAATATCAGTCATGATAGCTGAGTGTGCCAGTGAAACTAAACCTTGGAGCTCGTGGTTGCCACAAATATGTTGTAGGTTGATAACAATAGTTCCGAAATGCAGATCGAATTGTCGTtacttatttttcatttttttaatagatGCCATCAACACACAACAACACAGCGCTACAGGATTTACTCCGTACGAGCTGGTATTTGGACAGCCACCATCAACCACAATCATACCGAGTGTTTCAAAACAGTTGAAGGTTATCACTGATTCGAACTTTGATAACGATGAAGACATCGACTTTTTCTCCATACCTgttaaagaacaaatgaattacaAACGTCATGCTGAACAGCCACACGATG GCGAAGAGAATACGAATTCGAAGAACGTCACAAATGAAGCACATGTTATTGAAGACGATTGCAAAACTGGTTGTAAGTACTga
- the LOC130655350 gene encoding leucine-rich repeat-containing protein 51-like — MALSTRGKLAVRSAMDIEQGFEPPLDFTFMCLTSVADCLEEQPRDTTPEKSKTQTSQEHKQQEAIKRKTNAIRLSNNVITEWRELSSTVQKLVENPNDIEWIDLSFNDLTSIDKCVLEYPNLKVLYLHGNSIEKITEIDKLNSLLHLKTLTLHGNPIEVSCKGYRQYVLSRLPLLKNIDFSCVTKSDRACGHTWHEMNKQKRKKTD, encoded by the exons ATGGCACTTTCAACAAGAGGGAAGTTAGCAGTAAGATCTGCAATGGATATTGAACAAGGATTTGAACCACCACTTGATTTCACTTTTATGTGTTTAACATCTGTAGCAG attgCTTAGAAGAGCAACCACGTGACACAACACCTGAGAAATCTAAAACTCAGACCTCT CAAGAACATAAACAACAAGaagcaataaaaagaaaaactaatgCCATCCGTTTGAGCAACAATGTTATCACAGAGTGGAGAGAGCTTTCCTCCACTGTGCAGAAACTGGTTGAAAATCCGAATGACATAGAATGGATAGATCTTTCCTTTAATGATCTAACTTCTATTGACAAG tgtgTTTTGGAATATCCAAATCTAAAGGTTTTATACCTACATGGTAACAGCATCGAAAAGATAACGGAAATAGATAAGTTAAACTCTCTTCTTCATCTAAAAACTCTGACACTACACGGTAATCCAATTGAGGTTAGCTGTAAAGGTTACAGACAGTATGTTTTATCGAGATTACCCttgttgaaaaatattgatTTCAGCTGCGTTACAAAATCAGATCGTGCATGTGGGCATACATGGCATGAAATGAATAaacagaaaagaaagaaaacggaCTAA
- the LOC130655342 gene encoding protein phosphatase 1 regulatory subunit 12A-like has product MESRLVDHVNPYTNQIFQEAIIRNDSAVVKLLLKYGIHPRRNERNRQGLTALQQSVLDGNGKLAIVLLESSADIEAKTSNGWTCLHIASALGDLDIVTTLINHCADLIALTKNEELPIDLAATREIKIKLAREMSRVGYSELAQWYMRKLAAREGAYYVLSTNTLLDLACDDHYDKSYSTAYPYYVRHYHENNDVFLRSPVKQSQNTAFWPKQESETLRNRKDNLRLEVTEQENTSYLTYSSGYLNEAVLNRNSGEYTRMRNSTSVSSGESPKRKLSALTPDEIKSSRSMVSITETGTDGDPPLRYGTLRKNKRNSQNMQRKPSKIELHIDYTNSTEDDDADDDDDDADDDDYDDGDIDVEREREKNQPVNVIKTTTRVTESGTYIVSQPVTKSFETYKEGDVLSSVQDQQKYPVPKHGNTEITQKTVSPLKQKTTSQVSDTFDYKELKSRNVRFKNLESSNEFCNCPNCKKMGYAFSPDIRASSRKVIHLGEPIVFSPEKQMPYGMVPASSYYHPHYYPATTIEKHMYFDTDRAYKPRKRKNKLISGIKSMFKDNIRVHRASSGQAPVMDDAGILFSVSIRDRDKSNMIQQRHAVRKSNSFSGSRRDYVSDEVNVYPHNQVVSPPIHFSDSYIMTTNEEFYDDYPSFTDSSPQDFLNDLVFDGPNRSDYQINPQKFLGIYQQKNTPKNEEHNQKHFGKNP; this is encoded by the coding sequence ATGGAATCACGTCTTGTCGACCATGTTAATCCTTACACCAATCAAATATTTCAAGAAGCTATTATCAGGAACGATTCTGCTGTAGTAAAACTGCTACTCAAATATGGAATACATCCAAGACGGAACGAACGTAATAGACAAGGTCTAACCGCGTTGCAACAGAGCGTTTTAGACGGTAACGGCAAATTAGCAATTGTCTTATTAGAGTCGAGTGCTGATATTGAAGCGAAAACATCAAACGGGTGGACGTGTTTACATATAGCATCAGCACTGGGCGACTTAGATATTGTTACCACTTTGATAAATCACTGCGCAGACTTGATTGCTTTGACTaaaaatgaagagctaccaatTGATCTTGCAGCTACTCGTGAAATCAAGATAAAGTTAGCAAGAGAGATGTCGCGTGTTGGTTACAGTGAATTAGCACAATGGTATATGAGAAAACTCGCAGCACGAGAGGGGGCTTATTATGTTTTATCGACCAACACACTTTTAGATTTAGCCTGTGATGATCACTACGATAAATCCTATTCAACAGCATATCCATATTATGTTCGCCACTACCACGAAAATAACGACGTTTTCCTTCGCTCGCCTGTTAAGCAATCGCAAAATACTGCATTTTGGCCAAAGCAGGAAAGCGAAACGTTAAGAAACAGAAAAGATAACCTGCGGTTGGAGGTGACTGAACAAGAAAATACATCTTATTTGACGTACTCGAGTGGCTACCTTAATGAGGCTGTGCTCAACCGTAACTCAGGAGAATATACACGCATGAGAAACTCAACATCGGTTTCCTCTGGTGAATCCCCAAAACGCAAACTAAGTGCGTTGACACCAGATGAAATAAAAAGCTCAAGATCAATGGTTTCAATAACGGAAACTGGAACGGATGGAGATCCTCCACTTCGTTATGGCACACTTAGGAAAAACAAGAGGAACAGTCAAAACATGCAAAGAAAGCCAAGCAAAATAGAACTTCATATTGACTACACTAATTCAACAGAGGATGATGATgcagatgatgatgatgatgatgccgATGATGATGATTATGATGACGGCGACATTGATGTCGAGAGGGAGAGAGAGAAGAACCAACCGGTAAACGTCATCAAAACTACCACGCGTGTGACGGAGTCAGGAACTTATATTGTATCTCAACCAGTGACTAAATCATTTGAAACATACAAAGAAGGAGACGTGCTAAGTTCGGTACAGGATCAACAAAAATATCCAGTTCCCAAACATGGGAACACAGAAATAACTCAAAAGACTGTCTCCCCCTTAAAACAAAAGACGACATCGCAAGTTTCTGATACTTTTGATTACAAAGAGTTAAAAAGTCGGAACGTtcgttttaaaaacttagagTCATCTAATGAATTTTGTAACTGTCCAAATTGTAAAAAGATGGGATATGCCTTTTCACCAGATATCCGTGCATCAAGTCGAAAGGTAATCCATTTAGGTGAACCGATTGTTTTCTCTCCTGAAAAACAAATGCCATATGGAATGGTACCAGCATCCAGTTATTATCATCCACATTATTACCCAGCCACCACTATTGAAAAACATATGTATTTCGATACTGATAGAGCATATAAACCAAGAAAGCGTAAGAATAAATTGATTTCTGGTATCAAGTCAATGTTTAAAGACAACATAAGAGTCCATCGAGCAAGTTCTGGACAAGCACCTGTGATGGATGATGCCGGGATATTGTTTTCTGTATCCATACGAGATCGGGATAAATCTAACATGATCCAACAGCGCCATGCTGTTCGGAAAAGCAATTCTTTTTCGGGTAGCAGAAGAGATTATGTATCTGATGAAGTCAATGTTTATCCTCACAATCAAGTCGTTTCACCACCTATCCACTTTTCTGATTCATATATCATGACGACGAACGAGGAATTTTACGACGATTACCCGTCATTCACTGATTCAAGTCCGCAAGATTTTCTAAACGACTTAGTATTTGACGGGCCTAATCGATCTGATTATCAAATTAACCCACAAAAATTTCTTGGAATATATCAACAGAAAAATACGCCCAAAAATGAAGAACATAaccaaaaacattttggaaaaaatcCATAA
- the LOC130655360 gene encoding ubiquitin carboxyl-terminal hydrolase 14-like: MASFKVNIKWGKTKFDNVLVNQGEAPEVFQAQLFALSGVPLERQKIMAKGKALKDGSWDGFVLKDGMTILMMGSADELPAAPVQKTQFVEDMSDSQLAKATDLPAGLTNLGNTCYMNATIQCLKNVPELKQELKRYNGQLSFGGIMANPSDAVTISLRDLYSMMDRAADSFPPIMFLQVLHTVFPHFAEKTEQGVYQQQDANECWNQLVRMLHQRLPSIKPNEETPAAEAASKPASMVDQYFGIDMKSSLKCDESAEEPETHSTDQLYQLSCFISQDVKYMHTGLVSRLKESITKHSPSLGRDASYTKTSVINRLPAYLTIQFVRFFYKEKEKVNAKILKDVKFPLNLDVYELCSPELKTKLKVMRDKFQEEEEKVAEKKLKMIKDEKQENGNKTETVLPSSFADDIGSNNSGYYELSAVLTHRGRSSSSGHYVAWVRRKGDEWLMCDDDNVSNVTSQDVLKLSGGGDWHCAYVLLYAPKKLTITE; this comes from the exons ATGGCAAGTTTTAAAG TTAACATTAAATGGGGTAAGACAAAGTTTGATAATGTGTTAGTCAATCAAGGGGAAGCTCCAGAAGTTTTCCAAGCTCAATTATTCGCACTGTCAGGTGTTCCACTGGAGCGACAAAAAATTATGGCGAAAGGAAAAGCTTTGAAG GATGGTTCTTGGGATGGATTTGTATTAAAAGAT GGAATGACCATACTGATGATGGGAAGTGCAGATGAATTACCTGCTGCACCTGTTCAGAAAACACAATTTGTAGAAGATATGTCTGATTCTCAGTTAGCAAAAGCT ACTGACTTACCTGCTGGATTGACAAACTTAGGTAATACATGTTATATGAATGCTACAATACAATGTTTAAAGAATGTTCCAGAACTTAAGCAAGAATTAAAAAG GTACAATGGACAGCTTAGTTTTGGTGGTATCATGGCAAATCCATCAGATGCTGTCACCATAT catTGAGAGATCTGTATTCAATGATGGATAGAGCTGCTGATAGTTTCCCTCCTATTATGTTTTTACAG GTTTTACACACAGTATTCCCTCATTTTGCTGAAAAAACTGAGCAAGGTGTTTATCAACAACAA GATGCCAATGAATGCTGGAACCAATTGGTCCGCATGTTGCATCAAAGGTTACCTTCAATTAAACCAAATGAAGAAACTCCTGCAGCAGAAGCAGCGTCAAAACCAGCATCTATGGTTGACCAATACTTTG gtATCGATATGAAATCATC atTAAAATGTGACGAGTCTGCAGAAGAACCTGAAACTCACTCGACAGATCAATTATACCAACTGAGTTGTTTTATTTCTCAAG ATGTCAAATACATGCACACTGGTCTTGTATCG AGACTGAAAGAATCTATAACGAAACATTCGCCATCTTTGGGTAGGGACGCATCTTATACAAAAACA TCGGTTATAAATCGTTTACCGGCATATTTGACGATACAATTCGTACGctttttttacaaagaaaaagaaaaagtaaacgcaaaaattttaaag GATGTGAAATTTCCGCTCAACTTAGACGTATATGAACTATGCAGTCCTGAGCTTAAAACAAAACTTAAGGTTATGAGGGACAAGTTTCAAGAAGAGGAGGAGAAAGTGGCTGAAAAG aaattaaaaatgataaaagatgAGAAACAGGAAAATGGCAACAAAACAGAGACTGTTTTACCTAGTTCCTTTGCTGATG ACATTGGGTCAAACAATAGTGGATACTATGAACTGTCAGCTGTTTTAACTCATCGTGGAAGATCTTCTTCGTCCGGCCATTACGTGGCTTGGGTTCGTCGTAAAGGCG aCGAGTGGCTTATGTGTGATGATGATAATGTTAGTAATGTCACCTCGCAAGATGTATTGAAATTGTCTGGAGGAg GAGATTGGCACTGTGCTTACGTTCTATTATATGCCCCAAAGAAGTTAACTATAACTGAATAA
- the LOC130655348 gene encoding glutathione-specific gamma-glutamylcyclotransferase 1-like, translated as MVVIDDILNEKDALYIFGYGSLTWKPDFEYDHKIIGYIEGYERRFWQASTYHRGTVEKPGRCLTLTKVDKGICWGIIYEIRGPLKIAKALDYLNVREQKLGGYEVFVVPVYPKEKEDVDKQIYSVVYVATADCTGFLGGGPISVLANDIATAIGKIGHNIEYLFRCVDFMRESLPDVEEEHMYALDKAVREIIGLPTDNILPWKQLLLDSSFRRLVKPVDYKAKWKVAISETMNKTPSINRWIELLKEIQKMKEGGVSPLVNANLGESAFRY; from the exons ATGGTGGTTATTGATGATATTTTAAACGAGAAGGATGCACTTTACATATTTGGATATGGTTCGTTGACATGGAAACCTGACTTCGAATATGATCACAAAATTATCGGGTATATCGAGGGCTACGAAAGAAGGTTTTGGCAAGCTAGCACATATCACAGAGGCACAGTTGAAAAACCAGGAAGATGCTTGACACTAACAAAAGTAGACAAG GGCATTTGTTGGGGAATAATATATGAGATTCGAGGACCATTAAAAATCGCAAAAGCATTAGATTATCTCAACGTTCGAGAACAAAAACTAGGCGGTTACGAAGTGTTTGTTGTTCCTGTGTATCCAAAAGAAAAAGAGGATGTAGACAAACAAATCTACTCCGTTGTTTATGTTGCTACAGCAGATTGCACGGGCTTCCTTGGTGGTGGACCAATCTCCGTACTTGCAAATGACATTGCTACAGCGATAGGAAAGATTGGTCATAACATTGAATATCTTTTTAGATGTGTGGACTTTATGAGAGAGAGTCTACCTGATGTGGAGGAAGAGCACATGTACGCCTTAGATAAAGCAGTTCGCGAGATAATAGGACTTCCTACTGATAACATTTTGCCTTGGAAGCAGTTACTGTTGGATTCCTCTTTTAGACGACTTGTAAAACCAGTGGATTATAAAGCTAAGTGGAAAGTTGCGATTTCAGAGACAATGAACAAAACACCAAGTATTAACAGATGGATCGAACTTTTGaaagaaattcaaaaaatgAAGGAAGGAGGTGTCAGTCCATTGGTGAATGCCAATCTTGGTGAATCTGCTTTTCGGTATTAA
- the LOC130655347 gene encoding beta-2 adrenergic receptor-like — protein MKMALLSNISMVILSIIGIVLNGTISFIIMSNRRLRRRKSNKFLLNLLFSDMCVCVSFFCYSVVNISDEKMNFDSHMTFAFLISVLMLLSLDNLIVVTLDRLIAVKWSFYYQNKLKSKHVYVTICAAWSITVLYFIILMVVRHTSTILIAFDLVHFSFLSVIIAGFVVMLISNIIIYVEAKRQLKAISKTFVSATLSKTERGKNMQRHKECRLVRISMSMVLSFVIFWLPSVVSCFYMKVQEKFLSEEYHYISWCLVSLNYICDPLIYVALSKDVKTEIKRICRKRDAAMDASYSVESTTVQKDVEHLSGIIFQIEPVENATTTTTTTTTTTTTTT, from the coding sequence atgaaaatggcACTTTTGTCAAACATTTCAATGGTCATACTTTCGATAATTGGAATAGTTTTGAATGGTACCATATCCTTCATCATCATGAGCAACCGCAGGCTACGCAGAAGAAAATCAAACaagtttttactaaacttattgTTTTCTGATATGTGTGTTTgcgtttcatttttttgttacagCGTCGTGAATATTAGTGacgaaaaaatgaattttgactCACATATGACATTTGCTTTTCTTATATCAGTCTTAATGTTGCTGTCGTTGGACAATTTGATCGTAGTTACATTAGATCGATTAATAGCCGTCAAATGGTCCTTTTACTACCAGAACAAGCTGAAATCGAAGCATGTCTATGTTACGATATGTGCAGCATGGTCTATCACTGTTCTGTATTTTATCATACTTATGGTCGTTCGACATACCAGCACTATTTTAATCGCTTTCGACCTTGtacatttttctttcttaagtgTAATTATTGCTGGTTTTGTCGTTATGCTTATTTCAAACATTATTATATACGTCGAAGCAAAGAGGCAGCTCAAAGCTATTTCTAAAACATTTGTATCAGCTACCTTGAGTAAGACAGAGCGCGGGAAAAATATGCAAAGGCATAAAGAATGCAGACTAGTTCGTATAAGCATGAGCATGGTGTTATCATTTGTAATCTTTTGGTTACCTTCTGTGGTTTCTTGCTTTTATATGAAAGTACAAGAAAAGTTTTTATCAGAGGAGTATCATTACATAAGCTGGTGCTTAGTAAGTCTTAATTATATCTGCGATCCTCTAATTTACGTCGCTTTGAGCAAAGATGTtaaaactgaaataaaaagaatttgTAGAAAACGCGATGCTGCAATGGACGCTAGCTATTCCGTTGAAAGTACTACGGTGCAAAAAGATGTTGAACACTTGTCAGGTATAATCTTTCAAATTGAACCTGTAGAGAatgcaacgacaacaacaacaacaacaacaacaacaacaacaacaacaacgtga